In a single window of the Anguilla rostrata isolate EN2019 chromosome 6, ASM1855537v3, whole genome shotgun sequence genome:
- the LOC135256827 gene encoding alpha-2-HS-glycoprotein-like isoform X2: MRPVGTVVILGLLAGAWAQGLQSIFKPNCDSPEAEEAALVAQEYINAQFSHGYKFALNQIEEIKIITKPDGGETYIVELELLQTKCHVLDPTPVANCTVRPLQETKVEADCDVVLSKTGGVLSVVAYKCKSKPDSAEDVCLGCPQLVALTHTDALQVVDASLGIFNSKLNNDTAQFAMLEVGRLSSQVVTGGPQYFVEYAIVETNCTVDDHDACVPLLQPPARKGFCVAKGVLSAITVDCTLFPAVSPVDPTANLTGSVAPPVVPKLHTIHGLKHHHKLSIVSDPATAGLLSESNESEEVPVVKRQAPMDTLLELPEVPAAPEIPAVAEMPVVPHLQICPGRIRHF; the protein is encoded by the exons ATGAGACCTGTAGGCACTGTGGTGATTTTGGGGCTGCTGGCAGGGGCCTGGGCACAGGGGCTCCAAAGTATTTTCAAGCCGAACTGTGATTCGCCGGAAGCAGAAGAAGCTGCTTTAGTAGCCCAGGAGTACATTAATGCCCAGTTCAGTCATGGCTACAAGTTTGCCCTCAACCAGATTGAAGAAATAAAGATAATTACAAAG CCAGATGGTGGAGAGACCTATATTGTGGAACTGGAACTGCTTCAGACCAAGTGTCATGTCCTGGATCCAACACCTGTTGCCAACTGCACAGTCAGACCTCTTCAGGAAACG aaAGTTGAAGCAGACTGTGATGTGGTATTGTCCAAGACTGGAGGCGTTCTGTCTGTGGTGGCCTACAAGTGCAAATCTAAACCtg ATTCCGCTGAGGATGTGTGCCTTGGGTGTCCTCAGCTTGTAGCTCTGACCCACACCGATGCGCTGCAGGTCGTCGATGCTTCTCTGGGCATCTTCAACAGCAAACTGAATAACGACACTGCACAATTTGCAATGTTGGAGGTTGGCAGGTTGTCATCACAG GTTGTGACTGGCGGTCCCCAGTATTTTGTGGAATATGCCATTGTAGAAACGAACTGCACAGTCGATGACCATGATGCATGTGTTCCACTGCTGCAGCCTCCAGCA CGAAAAGGCTTCTGTGTGGCTAAAGGTGTCCTTTCTGCGATTACTGTAGACTGCACACTCTTTCCCGCTGTG TCCCCAGTGGACCCAACAGCAAATCTTACAGGGTCAGTAGCGCCCCCTGTTGTCCCAAAACTCCATACCATCCACGGCCTCAAGCACCATCACAAGCTCAGTATCGTCAGCGATCCGGCAACTGCTGGCCTTCTGTCTGAGTCGAATGAGTCAGAAGAAGTGCCGGTCGTGAAGAGGCAAGCGCCAATGGACACGCTGCTTGAACTGCCAGAGGTGCCGGCTGCTCCAGAAATACCAGCAGTTGCAGAAATGCCCGTTGTGCCACATTTGCAAATCTGTCCTGGAAGAATCAGGCACTTCTAA
- the LOC135256827 gene encoding alpha-2-HS-glycoprotein-like isoform X1 produces MRPVGTVVILGLLAGAWAQGLQSIFKPNCDSPEAEEAALVAQEYINAQFSHGYKFALNQIEEIKIITKPDGGETYIVELELLQTKCHVLDPTPVANCTVRPLQETKVEADCDVVLSKTGGVLSVVAYKCKSKPDSAEDVCLGCPQLVALTHTDALQVVDASLGIFNSKLNNDTAQFAMLEVGRLSSQVVTGGPQYFVEYAIVETNCTVDDHDACVPLLQPPARKGFCVAKGVLSAITVDCTLFPAVQSPVDPTANLTGSVAPPVVPKLHTIHGLKHHHKLSIVSDPATAGLLSESNESEEVPVVKRQAPMDTLLELPEVPAAPEIPAVAEMPVVPHLQICPGRIRHF; encoded by the exons ATGAGACCTGTAGGCACTGTGGTGATTTTGGGGCTGCTGGCAGGGGCCTGGGCACAGGGGCTCCAAAGTATTTTCAAGCCGAACTGTGATTCGCCGGAAGCAGAAGAAGCTGCTTTAGTAGCCCAGGAGTACATTAATGCCCAGTTCAGTCATGGCTACAAGTTTGCCCTCAACCAGATTGAAGAAATAAAGATAATTACAAAG CCAGATGGTGGAGAGACCTATATTGTGGAACTGGAACTGCTTCAGACCAAGTGTCATGTCCTGGATCCAACACCTGTTGCCAACTGCACAGTCAGACCTCTTCAGGAAACG aaAGTTGAAGCAGACTGTGATGTGGTATTGTCCAAGACTGGAGGCGTTCTGTCTGTGGTGGCCTACAAGTGCAAATCTAAACCtg ATTCCGCTGAGGATGTGTGCCTTGGGTGTCCTCAGCTTGTAGCTCTGACCCACACCGATGCGCTGCAGGTCGTCGATGCTTCTCTGGGCATCTTCAACAGCAAACTGAATAACGACACTGCACAATTTGCAATGTTGGAGGTTGGCAGGTTGTCATCACAG GTTGTGACTGGCGGTCCCCAGTATTTTGTGGAATATGCCATTGTAGAAACGAACTGCACAGTCGATGACCATGATGCATGTGTTCCACTGCTGCAGCCTCCAGCA CGAAAAGGCTTCTGTGTGGCTAAAGGTGTCCTTTCTGCGATTACTGTAGACTGCACACTCTTTCCCGCTGTG CAGTCCCCAGTGGACCCAACAGCAAATCTTACAGGGTCAGTAGCGCCCCCTGTTGTCCCAAAACTCCATACCATCCACGGCCTCAAGCACCATCACAAGCTCAGTATCGTCAGCGATCCGGCAACTGCTGGCCTTCTGTCTGAGTCGAATGAGTCAGAAGAAGTGCCGGTCGTGAAGAGGCAAGCGCCAATGGACACGCTGCTTGAACTGCCAGAGGTGCCGGCTGCTCCAGAAATACCAGCAGTTGCAGAAATGCCCGTTGTGCCACATTTGCAAATCTGTCCTGGAAGAATCAGGCACTTCTAA